In Bremerella alba, one DNA window encodes the following:
- a CDS encoding DUF1559 domain-containing protein — translation MKTTKPTVVRHGFTLVELLVVIAIIGVLIALLLPAVQQAREAARRMSCSNNLRQLGLAMHNYHDTNNSFPYGGRYYITKAGSSWRFAILPYLEQKALFDLDRATGYDLDTYEGGGNNTDISVYRDETRQLFGLVLDAYVCPSSSQELLFAANNSASLISIGAVTQAHHYVGIMGAYPDPAGRSDSFYAVSRGSFASDNGILTIGETKKMRDVTDGTSNTIIVSEQSGNTNPNALYRKLANYHTGWGGISTEGTVDSWRAQGPDLHRYGSGLTSVYHSPNPRSVGAEGTADYDFNTPLTSFHPGGLQVVLADGSARFISETIPLTTLQQLSARDDGQVISGL, via the coding sequence ATGAAGACCACAAAACCTACAGTCGTGCGGCATGGTTTTACTCTGGTAGAGCTGCTGGTGGTCATTGCGATTATCGGCGTACTGATCGCCCTGCTTCTTCCGGCCGTTCAGCAAGCGCGCGAAGCGGCACGACGGATGAGTTGCTCGAACAACCTCCGCCAGTTGGGCCTGGCAATGCACAACTATCACGACACCAACAATTCTTTTCCCTATGGCGGTCGTTATTACATAACCAAGGCCGGATCGAGCTGGCGGTTTGCCATCCTTCCTTACTTGGAACAGAAAGCACTCTTCGATTTAGACCGAGCCACGGGGTATGACCTCGATACGTACGAAGGTGGCGGCAACAACACCGACATCTCGGTGTATCGCGACGAGACCCGACAGCTGTTTGGTTTGGTGCTGGATGCCTACGTTTGCCCGTCAAGCTCGCAAGAGCTTCTCTTTGCGGCCAACAATAGCGCTTCGTTGATCTCGATCGGTGCCGTCACTCAGGCTCATCATTACGTCGGTATCATGGGGGCTTACCCGGATCCGGCTGGTCGATCCGATTCCTTCTACGCCGTCTCAAGGGGAAGCTTTGCCTCGGACAACGGCATTCTGACGATCGGCGAAACAAAGAAGATGCGCGACGTAACTGACGGCACTTCGAATACGATCATTGTTTCCGAGCAGTCAGGCAACACGAATCCGAACGCGTTGTATCGCAAGCTGGCGAACTACCACACCGGCTGGGGCGGCATTTCCACCGAAGGCACCGTCGACTCTTGGCGTGCCCAGGGCCCTGATCTGCATCGCTATGGTAGCGGGCTGACTTCGGTCTATCATTCGCCTAATCCACGTTCGGTAGGTGCTGAAGGCACAGCTGACTATGACTTCAACACGCCGCTGACCTCCTTTCATCCTGGCGGCCTTCAGGTGGTGCTGGCCGATGGCTCGGCGCGATTCATCAGCGAGACCATCCCGTTGACCACCTTACAGCAGCTGTCGGCTCGTGACGACGGACAAGTGATCAGCGGCTTGTAG
- a CDS encoding YncE family protein yields the protein MNHKLSLWHFTTLLMGFALAVPMQAEEASTDGTPVMRILWQDREGKTLRWGQFSKVDSQIEFTKHDAVEGFPQLDAERNELVQMERIGRVVVVGIRDDDQGKYQSGWAALDMGVRSHSHGDHDDHDYREPPHVIASVVDQSQGNPAHLYQYDGEFFLANDKRDGFTQLSPLHLLRQDDKKHGQFRRGGGGHITLAAIDGKVAYSTWSSRDEKKSGLIDVSDLSKTGEDAIAYSFQLPVGGLHGATANEGRVFFAPSDGIYYVDADVNLKQSPESVEPQHLSFGKAEDSERPNRTGAFTTHRNWVLCNTGKHDKAALCLIDAAAQQPSVIKLPIDTPDGLSLTTPATVVTSAGKRYAFLFQDRKEGDVAEQLVVVDLDPNADRDLSDAKVVKHLPVGPSQVTGHYGHHEIDFDADGRWAVVTNPGSGKLQLLSLNDLEFRGEYEVGGMPTKVLCVGGEQTHH from the coding sequence ATGAACCACAAATTGTCACTTTGGCACTTCACGACGCTCCTGATGGGTTTCGCCTTGGCTGTGCCGATGCAGGCCGAAGAAGCGTCTACCGATGGCACCCCAGTCATGCGAATCCTCTGGCAGGACCGCGAAGGCAAGACGCTACGTTGGGGCCAGTTCTCTAAGGTCGATTCGCAGATCGAATTCACCAAGCACGACGCCGTCGAAGGTTTCCCCCAACTCGACGCCGAGCGCAACGAATTGGTCCAGATGGAACGCATCGGCCGAGTCGTAGTTGTGGGCATTCGAGACGATGACCAAGGCAAATATCAAAGTGGGTGGGCTGCACTGGATATGGGCGTTCGCAGTCATTCCCACGGCGATCACGACGACCACGACTATCGCGAACCACCTCATGTGATTGCCAGCGTCGTCGACCAGTCGCAAGGAAACCCGGCCCATCTGTATCAATACGATGGCGAATTCTTTCTGGCCAACGACAAACGCGACGGCTTCACGCAATTGTCGCCGCTGCACCTGCTGCGACAGGACGACAAAAAGCACGGGCAATTTCGTCGCGGTGGAGGAGGGCACATCACCTTGGCTGCGATCGACGGCAAAGTTGCCTACTCGACTTGGAGCTCGCGCGATGAAAAGAAAAGCGGTCTCATCGACGTAAGCGACCTCAGCAAGACCGGCGAGGACGCGATCGCTTACTCGTTTCAGCTACCGGTCGGTGGTCTGCACGGCGCGACGGCCAACGAGGGACGCGTCTTCTTCGCCCCGTCTGATGGTATCTATTACGTGGATGCCGACGTGAACCTGAAGCAGTCGCCGGAAAGCGTCGAGCCGCAGCATCTTTCCTTCGGGAAAGCCGAAGACTCGGAACGACCTAACCGAACCGGCGCGTTCACCACGCATCGCAACTGGGTTTTGTGCAACACCGGCAAGCACGATAAGGCCGCACTTTGCCTGATCGATGCAGCTGCCCAGCAACCATCGGTTATCAAGCTTCCGATCGACACGCCCGATGGTCTTTCGCTAACGACGCCGGCGACGGTAGTCACCTCGGCCGGTAAGCGCTATGCGTTTCTGTTTCAGGACCGGAAAGAAGGCGACGTCGCCGAACAGTTGGTTGTGGTCGATCTCGATCCCAACGCAGATCGCGACTTGAGTGACGCCAAGGTGGTAAAGCACCTGCCGGTCGGACCAAGTCAGGTCACCGGGCATTACGGCCATCATGAAATCGACTTCGACGCCGACGGTCGCTGGGCCGTGGTTACCAACCCTGGCAGCGGCAAGCTGCAACTGTTGTCGCTGAACGATCTCGAGTTTCGCGGCGAGTACGAAGTCGGTGGCATGCCGACCAAAGTGCTATGCGTGGGCGGCGAGCAGACGCATCACTAA
- a CDS encoding carboxypeptidase-like regulatory domain-containing protein, with product MHRLLPIQLTLLACVLIGCGPPPAIPGGTPGKLHADGQPLREVRLTVFDHDGHPQAFAVSDNQGNFQLRKEATLEGVHLTPGSYRLTIESTGEFPMIWPRAYRSPEKSPLEIDWTAEQTEIDLNVPEPKLAL from the coding sequence ATGCATCGCCTACTACCTATCCAGTTAACGTTGCTGGCCTGCGTGCTGATCGGTTGCGGGCCACCGCCTGCAATTCCAGGTGGCACGCCTGGCAAGCTGCACGCCGACGGTCAGCCGCTGCGCGAGGTTCGTCTAACCGTCTTCGACCACGACGGCCACCCCCAGGCATTCGCCGTGAGCGATAACCAGGGGAACTTCCAACTTCGCAAGGAGGCGACGTTGGAAGGGGTTCACCTGACGCCGGGAAGCTATCGCCTGACGATTGAATCGACCGGCGAGTTCCCCATGATTTGGCCCAGAGCGTATCGCTCGCCAGAAAAGTCTCCCTTGGAAATTGATTGGACAGCCGAGCAAACCGAGATCGATCTCAACGTGCCGGAGCCAAAGTTAGCGCTTTAG
- a CDS encoding DUF1559 domain-containing protein — protein sequence MRSRHAFTLVELLVVIAIIGILIALLLPAVQQAREAARRMQCQNNLKQLGLAMHNYHDTHRKFPLISSSSTGFSAQAQILPFLEQGNLHDLIDFSEPLMLGSGPSVTLNPVHAGIQDRPLDMFLCPSDSGDPLYNDGADTWAGTNYMVNVGSGDGLNFCEACDPNGLFWRGSDTAFRDITDGTSHTILMAETLFGGRDQVSTTVLTDPQRQIKKVSGGAPGSKTGEDIDAASASGYTGARAGSWIRTTGYHITINGFYSPNSRSPDASHHGYVVSSSRSNHPGGTQIVLADGSVRFVPETIELSTWRALFSRGGGEVPQPF from the coding sequence ATGCGTTCACGACATGCGTTCACGCTCGTCGAGCTGTTGGTGGTTATCGCCATCATCGGTATTTTGATTGCCTTATTGCTGCCGGCCGTACAGCAAGCCCGCGAGGCTGCTCGCCGAATGCAGTGCCAGAACAACCTCAAGCAGTTGGGACTGGCCATGCACAACTATCACGATACCCATAGGAAGTTCCCGCTCATTTCCTCTAGCAGTACTGGTTTCTCGGCCCAGGCCCAGATCTTGCCGTTCCTCGAGCAAGGCAACCTGCACGACCTAATCGACTTCAGCGAGCCGCTCATGCTCGGCAGTGGGCCCTCGGTCACTCTGAACCCCGTGCATGCCGGCATTCAGGATCGTCCTTTGGATATGTTTCTATGCCCGTCCGACAGCGGCGACCCGCTGTATAACGACGGCGCCGATACGTGGGCCGGAACCAATTACATGGTCAACGTGGGAAGTGGCGACGGGCTGAACTTCTGCGAAGCCTGCGATCCGAACGGACTCTTTTGGCGAGGTAGCGATACGGCGTTTCGCGATATTACCGACGGCACCAGCCACACCATTTTGATGGCAGAAACGCTGTTTGGCGGACGCGACCAGGTTTCGACTACCGTTCTGACCGACCCGCAGCGGCAGATCAAAAAGGTGAGCGGCGGTGCTCCCGGCTCGAAGACCGGCGAAGACATCGATGCCGCATCGGCCTCCGGCTATACCGGAGCACGAGCCGGTTCCTGGATTCGCACCACCGGATATCACATCACCATCAATGGTTTCTATTCGCCTAACAGCCGCAGCCCCGATGCATCGCATCACGGGTACGTCGTTTCCAGCAGCCGCAGCAATCACCCCGGTGGTACGCAAATCGTGCTTGCCGATGGTAGCGTCCGTTTCGTGCCTGAGACGATCGAACTATCCACCTGGCGAGCGTTGTTTAGTCGCGGTGGTGGTGAAGTTCCGCAGCCTTTCTAA